From Ptychodera flava strain L36383 chromosome 9, AS_Pfla_20210202, whole genome shotgun sequence:
GCTACACTATCAGGTTCATTTGTTTCATTGTAAAAATAGATACTGTTGGCAGTATTTCATGTGTTGTAACAGAGAAAGTTGATGTGCAGGGCACTGTTTTATCTCATTTGGAAACACTTTTTTTTTAAAGGTGAGAAAAATTGCCGAAGGAAACAGTGTATGCATGCAAAGTAAAATATTAaccattttgaagtttgagcGATATTTAtgtatcatatttgatttatttctCGTTTCCTGCAATAATAGGAAAGGATGTAAAAGATGTATTTTAGTTGCCAGTGGTGGTGTCAGCCTGGGACATAATCTCGGAAAGACTATCGACACATATGACATTGTCATCAGgtgagaaaatttaatttttatgaacataacaAGTTTACATGTCTTAACCTTTCCACTGCTACatttaaaagtgacatttttatCCAACTTTGTTCACAAGATGCCTTGTATGTCCATATCTTGCCCCAAAACCATGCGATATTACCACTGAAAAAATTCCTTTTGGATTCTGTGAACACTCTCTCgctgtctttctctctctctctctctctctctctctctctctctctctctctctctctttctctttcacTTTGTTGTCATGGATTcatcatgaatattcaaatcGCACGAGACGGCAGAATCAGGTGATGCGCAAAGATCCAAATCAAACTTTGTGCATAGGTGTTCAGTAAGAAGGTTGGTTACTGCCAGAGGCACAGTGACTTCAACTCTTCACCCCTGTTCCCTGTAATGAGGTCCACACAGAATCTCACCATTAATAACCATTGAGATGAGCAAAACACAAAAGAGCTGAGGTGAAAggtttaatgaggtacaatagaGTCCAAGACAGTGATGGCATGACAACACTTCTAGCGATGAGTtcacttaaagggaaacctaagtccagcgacattgaccgtttatcccttccaaaatcacccttgaataaaatgcagctcaaatttgcaacataattgcacgcgccgacgactacggagcgacgaaaagagacttgaagtagacgacatttatggaaataagctcggaattccatgggcgcgaaagggctcatggagGAGCGTGcatgacgtcatcggcgatacagacgattgtagcttgcagctgaaGGAGTTCTGTAAACAGTTCAGCGCGTTtgtaagacgactatggagagttcggacagcgatatttctgacatcgagtattaattttccccgactgaaatcaaaccatactaatttgaaccaagatatcaTGAAAGcatctccacacatcgttcatatttggttgtttgcgttttgtgtatgattccacgaagggagtcactgtgcttgtacagaccccgaactgaattggagacactgagtgaccctgcgatccttcaacgctacgtttctaaaacatagtttttctttaccagtcgcttaaaattaatttttggttcgtgaatgatacggaaggattgactgattgtatgtgttaccatagaccctcgagggtctatggtgttaccatgtaagtcgagcttggccagatctttaaggttgcgaaatctccgatatgtatcggaaaatatttattcgcgattcGACAAATCTATAGTGTCGTCTATTTTTCGAAGTTCGtttcgaacttaggaagtcgggcttactcagatctacaaagtgatgaaatttcCGATATAGtggatatttgcccgctatttaaaaaagACAGTATCGTCtattgttgtaaagaatgtatttcatacaagaccagccaaaactcccgatgatgtccgatatgtcctctgttcaagtcccgatcgatcgccaagtaaaaatgtattacctGTACAGAATGTAATTCGTGCAAGGCCCTCCCAAACTCAcggtgatatccgatcggcctCTCGCCGAAGTCCCGATAGTAGTGTATGAAAgttcgtgtggacatttaatgaacaaataatgctttgcatgtaaaacatgtatttcgtgcatgaataaatctaataatgtaaaacatacagtattcttgactaccggccatggatgctatttttgaacttagagtcggacagaggtagtcggatctgttaggtggtgaaatctccgatatacatcggacATTTACCCTCAATTTGACaatgtatcgtctagtatcagagttaaagtcctaagtcgccgatatttatcttatttcgcagacccggcgtgccgacaccacacagtgcaagtaaatctagtgacagttttcggacagggtagtgaatttcgctcaaagccgtttcataaatgacgagcactgcGAAATCTATTACCATatccttcgaaactttattgcgcttatcctcaaactgttaacaggacggaagtgttatttagggggtcaaagttgccaaattgttgaccccatgttgagtgcgtagtaattggactgctatcgcagtaatcggacgtcgtatttcgaatgtgattataggggctaaatattgatattttgaaacttcaaacccccgattttcaatttcgatgtgtttagaaaactgtttgtaaaaatatgtgataaattagttacgtctaatccatggacgacgcaactataagcttatttcgacgtgtatggcgcttaaatatcggacatgagcgtctctgtgtgttgcgttcgacaccttgtatcgAACGGTGTGGCTAAGTttgtagcccgaaatagcttctaccgaaaaaatatCCGAAACGGGACAACAGCGTCACTTGACCTAATATGCtgtcacatgacttgtaaaacactatcaatacagagcgaagtgagtacaacgaacagcatgtcattaaatgtccgaaaaccgaggtcgtccgaaaacagCCACACTGAATCGTCTGCATATGCCTAGGAGtcccggcgcaattgatatCTATCGGGTAAacataatatcggcgatttgtCAGACCCGCCATGCCGAGACACAATAGGCgagaagtcattccagtatatcttgttatatcaatattaccagatatagtcccgaaattgcctatatttattgggtatatatcggcgatttcgcagacccgggctgtcgagataagagacgctttgtgtagtttccgtcttcggattttagagtcccgaaattgccaatattaatatttatctggttaaaaccggcgatagtaggctgactcagcatgtcaagatacgaaccgcattgtgtagtatagtcttgtatcggtatcagaatcccgaaatcccttataaaacaatcatcatgaaagaagtagaacataactttttatcttttaaagattttaaaactcgcccgattttctcgtagccactgtcttcgaaaaagctgttctgtgggacaacgataaaagctgactcagtttgttcttccttgagtgatttttgcactcaagtgaacaacagttaatcattttttatgctactgaacataaaagagtcgtaacgtgcagaactgcactgctgcagtcatagactccaatgctttggtaagctgtcacacacgttcgtgtatcgccgatgacgtcacgcacgctcctcccatgagccctttcgcgcccatggaattccgagctcatttccataaatgtcgtctacttcatgTCCCTTTCGTCGCTctgtcgctccgtagtcgtcggcgcgtgcaattatgttgcaaatttgagctgcattttattcaagggtgactttggaagggataaacggtcaatgtcgctggacttaggtttccctttaaggtaaataaatgtgcctcgaaagtgaaagaccataaacttttgctcagtctctcaatgaaattttcaaccatcctcttaccaaatcaggaataaaaatctggggtaaTGGTGCCAatattggtactagagaaacaaattaccctttactgatatttgaaatgccatctctgtgttaactctatagggaaatATAGTATTCTGACTCGAATTTTGGAAAACTGAGacattgaaaatttttctcactccaagcactttaaaatgagcctctacaagtggtagaccagaaaaacattgaaagaatttgagagtccaaatatctgtgaGGGGCAGTTTGAGTCATTTCTTCGTTTATCTGCTTGCATAAAGTACTCACTGTCTGAAATGTAACTTTTTTCCTGATTCTACAGAATGAATAACGCACCAATAAAAGGCTATGAAGATTATATTGGGAGCAAGACTTCATTCCGGTTTCAATATCCAGAAACTGCTTTTTCAACACCGGAAGATCTTGAGGAAGACTCGGATGTTGTCTTTGTTGCTTACAAAGTTGCAGATCTTTATTGGTTGGATGCTGTCCTAAAAAATGTATGTGAAATGAATTCTGTGAAACTCCTTGTCCTACCCctaaaaagcatgttgaaagactcattatttagcttgtcaacactgcGTCTCTGCAAGTCAAATGTACCATACTGCCATTGTCTACAATTTTCTTTTAGTTTGGTCTGGTAAACCCGGAAAGTgtagttgacattgaaaataaatgaaaagttacagctttaaggtagaacttgtcccggggacagatatttgggcatgaatgcttttctgatcttaccacttgtggaggctcaaTTTTAAGCTCTtagtgaaagaaaagttttcactgtctcagttttttgaaaaccaaaaatgttatattttcccatagagttaacatagggatggggccattttgaatttcaaatattggtaaatgttaggtaatttgtttctccagtaccaaactgcatgctgacccctgatttttattctggatttgGCGAGAGaaatattgaaagtttcattgaggaaagtttgagtgaaagtttaagtctttcactttcgaggtgcatactacctctATTTGCATTGCTACATTGATGGTTGATTTGTTAAAATGATGCAGTTGTGCCTTGATGCAgttttgtatgtattttttgtgtcataCACTTCAAGATTCATTTCAAAGTTTAATCAGTAATGTTTACATCAGCTATTCCAAAGAAGTTCATTTACTATATTAGAGAAAATACCAGAGTCAAGCACGTGCTATTTCACATTGTCCATTTTCTTACATTTCACACTTCGAAACTATATCATCTCTAGCAGATGGCAATTTCTTTTCAAGTCCAATCCCACCCCCCAGTACTGTGTTTCATATTCATGTCTTACAATTAATTTTTTCTGTCCCATACATTTGCAGGAGGTACCTTCCATTGCCTCATCGTTCACTATAGGGTCTAACCACAAATACTGGAAGTCTGTACCAGCGGGACTGGCCAAGAGTCCGCAGAATGTTCGGTTTATCAATCCCCACGTTGTTCTGTTGGCAGCATATGAATATATTGGCACCAATGTAGGTGTGAGAATTGTGTATAGCAAGTTGGTGATCTGAGTTTCACAGCATGTATCTGTCTCGCGTGTCAATTTATCACGTTAATTCAGTATAACGTATACCGGTACATAGCATCCATGATAGCAAATTTTTGACTTTTGACCACCAGACTGGCAgatcatatttcatttttgacaaGGTAGATGAACTTATATAGTGAGTCTGAAAGGGTACATGTAATTTCATGATCCATACTACACTCGGGAAAAAATAGggacaatttttgacaaatcatgTGCAATATTAGCTGAGTGAACGTACAAACTCGTTTGAATGAGATCAGTCCTTTTTGTGTgtaggtccaactttaccacagaaaataattttggacaaaaccaCGGTGATGAAAGAGCTAACTGTAATGACTAGATGACTGAAAAGCTATTTATTCTGTACTTCTCCAGAATATTCCAAGTATTGGgattgttgccatggtaacagcaCTCCATTACTGCGACCAAGTGGACATCACAGGGTATGGCTTCAGCGAGCGTCTTCCGTATCACTACTACGACCTCTCTGTACTGGGGCAGCCAGTTGCCAACCATGACTGGGATTCAGAAAAAGACTTCATCCTGCAGCTGTTGCGCTATGGCATCATCGGGAA
This genomic window contains:
- the LOC139140596 gene encoding CMP-N-acetylneuraminate-beta-1,4-galactoside alpha-2,3-sialyltransferase-like isoform X2, whose product is MFGYSLRKICLVIYTFLMGVSIFLVSLYSSESFRTWQKHMGPPTGFIQRRFNITAFGKSSHGKFEEGPWSRGRDMNKGPFNGKHFGQEECVPGYVQSAMSRFHPSFNPAEHLFMNTSYESWKYSGDSLHNLKLPFGLGKGNKKLLDSILNKLSEFSKPDRFGKGCKRCILVASGGVSLGHNLGKTIDTYDIVIRMNNAPIKGYEDYIGSKTSFRFQYPETAFSTPEDLEEDSDVVFVAYKVADLYWLDAVLKNEVPSIASSFTIGSNHKYWKSVPAGLAKSPQNVRFINPHVVLLAAYEYIGTNNIPSIGIVAMVTALHYCDQVDITGYGFSERLPYHYYDLSVLGQPVANHDWDSEKDFILQLLRYGIIGKDLTGMYTQEVKDKWQDIDN
- the LOC139140596 gene encoding CMP-N-acetylneuraminate-beta-1,4-galactoside alpha-2,3-sialyltransferase-like isoform X1, producing the protein MFGYSLRKICLVIYTFLMGVSIFLVSLYSSESFRTWQKHMGPPTGFIQRRFNITAFGKSSHGKFEEGPWSRGRDMNKGDPPYADRHPVKPFNGKHFGQEECVPGYVQSAMSRFHPSFNPAEHLFMNTSYESWKYSGDSLHNLKLPFGLGKGNKKLLDSILNKLSEFSKPDRFGKGCKRCILVASGGVSLGHNLGKTIDTYDIVIRMNNAPIKGYEDYIGSKTSFRFQYPETAFSTPEDLEEDSDVVFVAYKVADLYWLDAVLKNEVPSIASSFTIGSNHKYWKSVPAGLAKSPQNVRFINPHVVLLAAYEYIGTNNIPSIGIVAMVTALHYCDQVDITGYGFSERLPYHYYDLSVLGQPVANHDWDSEKDFILQLLRYGIIGKDLTGMYTQEVKDKWQDIDN